The genomic window TCCACGTCGATCGGCCCCGGCACCCCGAGGCCGACGCCGAGCACCTTGTCGGCGCTGATACCGGTGGACTCCACCAGGCGGCCCACCAGTTGCTCGGCCCGGTCGAAGCCCTGCGAGGCCGAGGCGTCCACGTCGATCGGCTCGGACTGCTCGGCCAGCACCTGGTGGGCCAGGTTGCCGACCGCGACCCGCAGGTGGGAGTGGCCGAAGTCGACGCCGACCACGATGCCCGCGTCCCCGGACAGCGCCACGCTGCGCGCCCGCCGACCCCCCGAGGAGGTCGGCGTGACCTGCACCGTTCCGTTGTCCCGCAGCTCACGTACGATGTTCGACACGGTCGCGGCCGACAGACCCGTACTGCGTGCGATCTCCGCCTGGGTGAGCGATCCGGCCAGCCGCACGGCACGCACCACGCGTTCCAGATTGGCCCGGTGCAGCGACGACTGCGATCCCGGAGTCTCCACGACATCCACTCCTGCCCGGCAGGCGGCCCGTGTCCGCTTGCCCGCACGGGACGGGGCCGACCCTGATGCCGGATGGAGCACACCAGCGAGACCCCGTCGTCTACAACATGTGAACTCTAAGTTGAGTGTTTGGGGTGATGTCCCGTCAAGGGGGAGAACCACACCGTTATCCGAAACGGCCGCGGGAACGCCGAACAGCGGCCCCGCGAGCTGCGGAGCCGCCGGGCGCCGGCCGACCGTGCGTACAGGTGTTCACAGGAGGCCTGGGAGGTGTCCGGGGTCTACTTGAGCGCCCCCGCGGTGAGTCCGGCCTGCACCTGGCGCTGGAAGACGATGTAGACGGCCAGCACCGGGAGCATGGCGATGGAGAGTCCGGCGAACAGGCCGCCCCAGTCCCCCTGGTAGCCCTGCTGCACCGCGAGGTCGGCCAGGCCCTGGGTGAGCACCCATTTGTCGGTGTCGCCCTGGTTCAGCACCAGGGGGAGCAGGTACTGGTTCCACTGCCCGAGCACGTTGAAGATCCCGATGCTGATGATGCCCGGCTTGGCCATCGGCACCATGATCTGGAAGAACGTCCTGGTATGGGATGCTCCGTCCACCAGTGCCGCCTCCGCCACCGAGGTCGGCAGGGTGCGGAAGAACGACGTCATGAAGAAGACGGTGAAGGGCAGCGAGTAGGCGATGTAGACCAGGATCAGTCCTGGCAGGGTGTTGATGATGCCGAGGTTGGTGGTGACGAAGAACAGCGGCACCAGCACCATCACGACCGGGAAGGCCATGCCCGCCACGAAGATGAAGTAGATCAGCCGGTTGCCGGGGAATTCGAAGCGGGCCAGCACGTAGGCCGCCATCGAGCCGAACAGCATCGTGCCGACGGTCGAGAAGCCGACCACGATGATGGTGTTGATGAAGTACTGGCCCATGTTCGCCTTCGTCCAGGCGTGGGACCAGTTCTCGAAGTGCAGGTGGGTCGGCAGCGACAGCGGGTGGCTGAGGATGTCCCCGGAGCTCTTGAACGAGCTCCACAGCGCCCACAGCAGCGGCAGGCCCACCATCAGCGCCCACACGGCCAGGAAGACGTGGCTGAAGGCGTTCAGCACGCCGCCCTCGCTGCGGCGCCACTTCCAGCGGGCCGCGTCCGAGGCGGGCGAGCCGGACTTGTGGGGCGCGGAGCCTGGGGCCCCGTCGATCGTCTCGGTTGTCATCGGGGCACCCCTAGAACTCGATACGCTCGCGGCGCGACAGCCGCAGCGTCAGTACGGCGAACACCAGCGTCACCAGCAGCATGGCGACACCCATGGCCGCCGCCAGGCCGTACTGGCTGTTGTCCCGGAAGGCCGTCTTGAACAGCAGCAGCGGGACGACGTCGGTCTTCTCGTTGGGACCGCCGTTGTTGACCGACATCAGCTGGACGTAGGCGAAGGCGTCCATGGCGATGATGCCCATGTAGACCCAGCCGGTGGCGACCGTGTCGGACAGCAGCGGCAGGGTCACCCGGAAGAAGGTGGTGGACCGGGTGGCGCCGTCCAGCAGCGAGGCCTCGTAGATCTCGGTGGGGATGGACGACATGCCGGCCGAGAAGAGCACCACGTAGAAGCCGACGTTCGCCCAGACCATCACCGCCATGATGCAGGCCAGCGCCAGTTTCGGGTCGCCCAGCCAGGACTGGGTCTGCGAGCCGAGCCCGATGCTGTGCAGGACGACGTTGAGCACGCCCTCGTCGGGGTCCGGGTTGTAGATCTGCTGCCAGAGGATGGCGATCACCGCCACCGACAGCACCTGCGGGAAAAAGAAGATGATCTTATAGGCGCCCGATCCCCGGACGCCGGCGACCGACGCGCTGCCTTTGCGCCGGCCGCCGACGTTGAGCATGAAAGCGAAGAACAGACCGAGCGCCAGCGTCACGACCGGCACAATCAGCAGCAGCAGGACGTTGTGCCACAGCGACTGCCAGAAGAGATGGTTGTGAATGATCTTCCGGTAGTTGTCGAACCCGATGTAGTGCTTGTCGGGGGTGAGTCCTGTCCAGTCCGTCATGGAGATCTGGAAGTCCTGCACGAAGGGCGAGATCACAAGGACCCCGTACAGCGCCAGGGGAATCGCCAGAAAACCGATGATGAACCGGTACTTGCCGTGTCGCATGTCGCCGGTCGCTCTCGTCTCAGCCGTTAGGGGGAATGCGGATCAGACGGTGTGCTTGAACTTCGGCACGGACGAGTCCTTCTTGGTGGCGTCCGAGGCCTTCTGCGCACCCTCGATCCACTTGGCGGCGTTGATCTGCCCGGTGAGGAGCTGCGCGGTCAGGTTGCCGATGGTCTCCTGGTTGAGCTTGACGTACCAGTCCTGGATACGCGCGTTGAGCACGTTCGTGCCGGCCGCCTTGAGGGCGGTGTTCGCCGAGGCCAGGCCGGGAGTCAGGGTCAGGCCCTCGGCGGAGTTCGCCACGCAGGTCAGCGACTTGATGGTGTTGGTGAAGTTGTCGGTCTGCTTCTTGGCGAGCATGATCCGCAGCAGTTCCATACCGCCGGACGGGTTCTTGCCGTTGGCGGCCACGATGAAGGGCTCGCCGGCTGCCGCGTAGAGGGTGCCGAACGGCAGCTTGTCGCTGTCGCCGCCGCCGATCAGCGGGCCGACCGCCAGGTCGAAGTCCTTGGGCATGGTCGGGGCGGCCTCGTTCTCCACCCACGAGCCGTCCGCCACCAGGGCGGCCTTGCCCTTGGTCCAGTCGGTCTGCATCTGGATGTGCGTCTTGCCCTCGGACCCGGCCAGGAAGTACTTCTTCGCCGCCAGCTCCTCGTAGTAGCCGAGGACCTGCTTGACCGCGTCGACCTGGAAGGCGCCGTCCTCCAGGTCGTCGATCGCGTTCAGCACCTCTTTGCCGCCCACCTTGCCGATCTGGGCGAGCAGGTCGAAGTGCACGTAGTACGGGTACTTGCCCGGGTAGGTGAACAGCGCGACGCCGGCGGCCTTCGTCTTGGCGCCGAGCGC from Streptomyces sp. NBC_01198 includes these protein-coding regions:
- a CDS encoding carbohydrate ABC transporter permease gives rise to the protein MRHGKYRFIIGFLAIPLALYGVLVISPFVQDFQISMTDWTGLTPDKHYIGFDNYRKIIHNHLFWQSLWHNVLLLLIVPVVTLALGLFFAFMLNVGGRRKGSASVAGVRGSGAYKIIFFFPQVLSVAVIAILWQQIYNPDPDEGVLNVVLHSIGLGSQTQSWLGDPKLALACIMAVMVWANVGFYVVLFSAGMSSIPTEIYEASLLDGATRSTTFFRVTLPLLSDTVATGWVYMGIIAMDAFAYVQLMSVNNGGPNEKTDVVPLLLFKTAFRDNSQYGLAAAMGVAMLLVTLVFAVLTLRLSRRERIEF
- a CDS encoding carbohydrate ABC transporter permease, whose amino-acid sequence is MTTETIDGAPGSAPHKSGSPASDAARWKWRRSEGGVLNAFSHVFLAVWALMVGLPLLWALWSSFKSSGDILSHPLSLPTHLHFENWSHAWTKANMGQYFINTIIVVGFSTVGTMLFGSMAAYVLARFEFPGNRLIYFIFVAGMAFPVVMVLVPLFFVTTNLGIINTLPGLILVYIAYSLPFTVFFMTSFFRTLPTSVAEAALVDGASHTRTFFQIMVPMAKPGIISIGIFNVLGQWNQYLLPLVLNQGDTDKWVLTQGLADLAVQQGYQGDWGGLFAGLSIAMLPVLAVYIVFQRQVQAGLTAGALK
- the ngcE gene encoding N-acetylglucosamine/diacetylchitobiose ABC transporter substrate-binding protein translates to MGSEFNRRDAIKRAMAIGVVAIPSASLLSACATSSGGDKNKPVATGTKSAANPLGVKKGAPLEAFVFKGGFGDDYIKSAETVYNTTYGVTVKHTGTQAIGPKLQPRFANNTPPDFMDNSGADNLDTAALAKEGKLLDLTPLLDAATIDDPSKKVRDVLVAGTVEQGQFGSDKMYALNYAFTVYGSWYSNKLFQEKGWTYPKTFDEMIALGAKTKAAGVALFTYPGKYPYYVHFDLLAQIGKVGGKEVLNAIDDLEDGAFQVDAVKQVLGYYEELAAKKYFLAGSEGKTHIQMQTDWTKGKAALVADGSWVENEAAPTMPKDFDLAVGPLIGGGDSDKLPFGTLYAAAGEPFIVAANGKNPSGGMELLRIMLAKKQTDNFTNTIKSLTCVANSAEGLTLTPGLASANTALKAAGTNVLNARIQDWYVKLNQETIGNLTAQLLTGQINAAKWIEGAQKASDATKKDSSVPKFKHTV